In Aristaeella hokkaidonensis, the following are encoded in one genomic region:
- a CDS encoding helix-turn-helix domain-containing protein encodes MIRKSRTSVFIRYALSYIAVVLLLFLSITGYLYIRLSSKTREEIIDNQINRLSRIAAQHESYISAMLNTAEEIGLSPDIEFFRYEEEPWKAYDLQLKMVPYTTTSSTFCDQVYLYFFGDDRVYSSSSSMSLSLFARMMRYEFIPMESLVSRIANTDRLTILPAQQVSSTLVDSSRVVTFLVPLGSAPGSGKGVLLFLIKDSVYQSLFADAINDHINTYIHQGDELLSSSEELSLPRDQVKVAQETASSLFRWNNQDWTQVTFSGRNWGLSYTAVLRNADINSSIMQQLFSILAILPVFVFLSLLLALWMARRHAQPIRAITGMLSRETDETPRDELQQISTGISRLTSRNQELTSRLDRALPVQRHDFVFKFVKDRFPTREEAVVAGKAVGLEIDRPAYAVILCSGSGGNDHPFDLGAPPFDCFPGCSGAGVELVALKANLYLVFSDDPETLPDLAETLRSEGAAGGERCITSISALHSDFTEAPSAYLEAAAAYENRFVMGSQKVLCYGDISSNLEEILPQARKITNSISQALTLGSRDVLDVRISDLLHFLKNTNMSPFAFRMIYSEVIRSLVHTHTAALSGEGSVQEIYNIFTLTSCQSIDDLDELLRRLCDRLLLEEPDSCEIAPEEEDEISQVVHYMEEHFSDPEMSITALADSLELSTTRFSLSFKEKTGMSPLEYLTLLRVEHAKELLEITDLTIRDISARAGYYDSGSFIRRFKQVTGETPAQYRRSRNLKKETPEGGKN; translated from the coding sequence GTGATCAGAAAGAGCCGCACCTCCGTCTTTATCCGGTATGCGCTGTCGTATATCGCTGTTGTGCTGCTGCTGTTCCTGAGCATCACCGGCTATCTCTATATCCGGCTCAGCAGCAAAACCCGGGAGGAAATCATTGACAACCAGATCAACCGGCTGTCCCGGATTGCCGCCCAGCACGAAAGCTATATCTCCGCCATGCTGAATACTGCCGAGGAAATCGGTCTCAGTCCTGATATCGAGTTTTTCCGTTATGAGGAAGAGCCCTGGAAAGCCTATGACCTGCAGCTGAAGATGGTGCCCTATACCACCACCAGCAGCACCTTCTGCGACCAGGTATACCTTTACTTCTTCGGGGATGACCGGGTTTATTCTTCCTCTTCTTCCATGAGCCTTTCCCTTTTTGCGCGGATGATGCGCTATGAATTTATCCCGATGGAAAGCCTGGTTTCCCGGATTGCAAACACCGACCGGCTGACCATTCTGCCGGCCCAGCAGGTATCCTCCACCCTGGTGGACAGTTCCCGGGTGGTTACCTTCCTGGTGCCGCTGGGTTCCGCCCCCGGCTCCGGAAAAGGCGTCCTGCTGTTCCTGATCAAAGACAGCGTTTACCAGTCGCTCTTTGCCGATGCCATCAACGACCATATCAACACCTATATCCACCAGGGCGATGAACTCCTCTCCTCCTCTGAGGAGCTGTCCCTTCCCCGGGATCAGGTGAAGGTTGCCCAGGAAACCGCCTCCAGCCTCTTCCGGTGGAATAACCAGGACTGGACCCAGGTTACTTTCTCCGGCCGGAACTGGGGGCTGTCCTATACGGCGGTTCTCCGCAACGCCGATATCAATTCCTCCATCATGCAGCAGCTTTTCAGCATCCTGGCCATCCTGCCGGTCTTTGTTTTCCTGAGCCTGCTGCTTGCCCTGTGGATGGCGCGGCGTCATGCCCAGCCCATCCGGGCGATCACCGGCATGCTCTCACGGGAAACGGACGAAACGCCCCGGGATGAACTCCAGCAGATTTCAACCGGCATCAGCCGGCTCACCTCCCGCAACCAGGAGCTGACCTCCCGCCTGGACCGGGCCCTGCCCGTCCAGCGGCACGATTTTGTTTTCAAATTTGTCAAGGACCGCTTCCCCACCCGGGAAGAAGCAGTGGTGGCCGGAAAGGCCGTGGGCCTGGAGATCGACCGCCCGGCCTACGCGGTGATCCTGTGCAGCGGTTCCGGGGGAAACGACCATCCCTTCGACCTGGGCGCCCCGCCCTTTGACTGTTTCCCCGGCTGTTCCGGCGCGGGGGTGGAACTGGTCGCCCTGAAAGCCAATCTTTACCTGGTCTTCTCCGATGATCCGGAGACCCTGCCGGACCTGGCAGAAACGCTCCGCAGCGAAGGCGCCGCCGGCGGGGAGCGGTGTATCACCTCCATCTCCGCCCTGCATTCCGATTTCACGGAAGCTCCTTCCGCCTACCTGGAAGCAGCTGCCGCCTATGAAAACCGGTTTGTCATGGGCAGCCAGAAAGTGCTCTGCTACGGCGATATTTCCTCCAACCTGGAGGAGATCCTTCCCCAGGCCCGGAAGATCACCAACTCCATCAGCCAGGCGCTGACCCTGGGAAGCCGGGATGTGCTGGATGTCCGGATCAGCGACCTGCTGCATTTCCTGAAGAACACCAACATGTCGCCCTTCGCTTTCCGGATGATCTACAGTGAAGTGATCCGTTCCCTGGTCCACACCCATACCGCCGCCCTTTCCGGGGAAGGCTCTGTGCAGGAAATCTACAATATCTTCACGCTGACTTCCTGCCAGTCCATCGACGACCTGGACGAGCTGCTGCGCCGGCTTTGCGACCGCCTGCTCCTGGAGGAGCCGGATTCCTGCGAAATCGCGCCTGAGGAGGAGGACGAGATCAGCCAGGTGGTCCACTATATGGAGGAACACTTCAGCGATCCGGAAATGTCCATCACCGCCCTGGCAGACTCCCTGGAGCTTTCCACCACCCGCTTCAGTCTTTCCTTTAAGGAAAAGACCGGCATGTCCCCCCTGGAATACCTGACGCTCCTGCGGGTGGAGCACGCGAAGGAGCTGCTGGAAATAACCGACCTGACCATCCGGGATATCAGTGCCCGGGCAGGCTATTATGATTCCGGCTCCTTCATCCGCCGCTTCAAGCAGGTCACCGGCGAAACGCCCGCCCAGTACCGCCGCAGCCGGAACCTGAAAAAGGAAACGCCAGAAGGCGGAAAAAACTGA
- a CDS encoding DUF1858 domain-containing protein, giving the protein MAEQYVTGETLVGEVVTKYPEAIEILLSIGMHCLGCPASRNESLQDACAVHGIPAEQVIEAINEKIAENK; this is encoded by the coding sequence ATGGCTGAACAGTATGTTACCGGTGAAACACTGGTTGGCGAAGTTGTTACCAAGTACCCCGAAGCGATCGAGATCCTGCTGTCCATCGGCATGCACTGCCTGGGCTGCCCCGCTTCCCGCAATGAATCCCTACAGGATGCCTGCGCGGTTCACGGCATTCCCGCGGAGCAGGTCATCGAAGCAATCAACGAAAAGATCGCTGAGAACAAGTAA
- a CDS encoding glycoside hydrolase family 43 protein yields MIHTEEINVRDPFVLIHEGQYYLYGTRGATCWGPADGFDVYTGRDLHTWEGPAVCFHNDGTFWADRNYWAPEVHPWQGMFYMFASFKSDARRRGTAILRSASPLGPFEPWSDGPVTPADWECLDGTFHVSSDGVPYIVFCHEWVQAGDGEILAMRLTGDLKAAAEKPFLLFRGSDAPWARPVHHSSGITGYVTDGPFLWRRKDGTLLCLWSGFSEKGYAQGLAVSDNGEIDGHFSQIDPLFLEDGGHGMLFRDLEGGVYLTLHSPNTHLLERPRFIPVSL; encoded by the coding sequence ATGATTCACACCGAGGAAATCAACGTCCGGGATCCGTTTGTGCTGATCCACGAAGGACAGTATTACCTGTACGGCACCCGCGGGGCTACCTGCTGGGGACCTGCGGACGGCTTTGACGTCTATACCGGCCGGGACCTGCACACCTGGGAAGGTCCGGCCGTCTGTTTCCATAATGACGGCACCTTCTGGGCCGACCGGAATTACTGGGCGCCCGAGGTGCATCCCTGGCAGGGCATGTTCTATATGTTCGCCAGCTTCAAAAGCGACGCGCGCAGGCGCGGAACCGCCATCCTGCGTTCCGCCTCTCCACTCGGTCCCTTTGAACCCTGGTCCGACGGCCCTGTCACCCCGGCAGACTGGGAATGCCTCGACGGCACCTTCCACGTCTCCTCCGACGGCGTACCCTATATCGTGTTCTGCCACGAATGGGTGCAGGCAGGAGACGGTGAAATCCTGGCCATGCGCCTGACCGGGGACCTGAAGGCTGCCGCGGAAAAGCCCTTCCTGCTCTTCCGCGGCTCTGACGCTCCCTGGGCCCGGCCGGTCCATCACTCCTCCGGCATCACCGGCTATGTGACGGACGGACCTTTCCTGTGGCGCCGGAAGGACGGAACCCTGCTCTGCCTGTGGTCAGGATTCTCGGAAAAAGGCTATGCCCAGGGCCTGGCCGTTTCGGACAACGGCGAAATAGACGGGCACTTTTCCCAGATCGATCCCCTCTTTCTGGAAGACGGCGGCCACGGCATGCTCTTCCGGGACCTGGAAGGCGGCGTGTACCTGACCCTTCACAGTCCGAACACCCACCTGCTGGAGCGTCCCCGGTTTATCCCGGTCAGCCTGTAA
- a CDS encoding family 4 glycosyl hydrolase: MNQTTKNVRELTVAYIGGGSRGWAWGFMKDLALDSEICGTVRLYDIDREAAERNRIIGEKISAHPDTASRWAYKVSNSLQEALTGADFVVISILPGTFDEMESDVHLPERLGIWQPVGDTVGAGGFMRAMRTIPMFVTIGEAIRDYAPEAWVINYTNPMSLCVRTLYEVFPEIRAFGCCHEVFGTQKLLCSMLKTEEGIDGVKRQDLYTTVTGINHFTWLTSATWQGRDLFPLYARFVEKYAESGYDEGGDDNWMNSHFNCAQRVKFDLFRRYGVIAAAGDRHLAEFVAPWYTRNPETVRKWKFSLTPVSWRKQDLKERLQMSEDLVSGKKEITLNGSGEEGHLLLKALLGLGDMVSNVNIPNRGQIPNLPLGAVVETNALFGLNRIDPVYAGPVPASILPLITRHVLNQENTLTAALRCDRKLGLTTFLNDPQLSGVTPADGEKLFNEMLENQRAYLPVKWFE, encoded by the coding sequence ATGAATCAGACAACCAAGAATGTTCGCGAACTCACGGTAGCCTATATCGGCGGCGGTTCCCGGGGCTGGGCCTGGGGCTTTATGAAGGACCTTGCCCTGGACAGCGAAATCTGCGGTACCGTACGCCTGTATGATATTGACCGGGAAGCCGCGGAGCGGAACCGGATCATCGGTGAAAAAATCAGCGCCCACCCGGACACGGCGTCCCGCTGGGCCTACAAGGTCAGCAATTCCCTGCAGGAAGCGCTGACCGGGGCGGATTTTGTGGTCATCTCCATCCTGCCCGGCACCTTTGACGAAATGGAATCAGACGTCCACCTGCCGGAGCGCCTCGGCATCTGGCAGCCGGTGGGCGACACGGTCGGCGCCGGCGGATTCATGCGCGCCATGCGTACCATCCCCATGTTTGTCACCATCGGCGAAGCCATCCGGGATTACGCTCCGGAAGCCTGGGTTATCAACTATACTAACCCCATGTCCCTTTGCGTGCGCACCCTCTACGAGGTCTTTCCGGAGATCCGGGCCTTTGGCTGCTGCCATGAGGTTTTCGGCACCCAGAAGCTGCTCTGCTCCATGCTGAAAACCGAAGAGGGAATCGACGGCGTGAAGCGCCAGGATCTGTATACCACCGTCACCGGTATCAACCACTTCACCTGGCTGACCTCTGCCACCTGGCAGGGACGCGACCTGTTCCCCCTCTATGCCCGCTTCGTGGAGAAATACGCGGAAAGTGGCTATGATGAAGGCGGGGACGACAACTGGATGAACTCCCACTTCAACTGCGCCCAGCGCGTGAAGTTTGACCTGTTCCGCCGCTACGGCGTGATCGCCGCAGCCGGAGACCGGCACCTGGCCGAGTTTGTGGCTCCCTGGTATACCCGGAATCCGGAAACCGTCCGGAAATGGAAATTCAGCCTGACCCCCGTCTCCTGGCGGAAGCAGGACCTGAAGGAACGGCTGCAGATGTCGGAAGACCTGGTCAGCGGAAAGAAGGAAATCACCCTGAACGGTTCCGGGGAGGAAGGCCACCTGCTGCTGAAGGCCCTGCTCGGCCTCGGGGATATGGTGTCCAATGTCAACATCCCCAACCGCGGCCAGATTCCCAACCTGCCCCTGGGCGCCGTGGTGGAAACCAACGCCCTCTTCGGGCTGAACCGCATTGATCCCGTATACGCGGGGCCGGTGCCCGCCTCCATCCTTCCGCTCATCACCCGGCATGTGCTGAACCAGGAAAACACCCTGACCGCCGCCCTCCGCTGCGACCGGAAGCTCGGCCTGACCACTTTCCTGAATGATCCGCAGCTGTCCGGCGTCACCCCGGCGGACGGAGAAAAGCTCTTCAACGAAATGCTGGAAAACCAGCGCGCCTACCTGCCGGTAAAATGGTTTGAATAA